From the Roseateles sp. XES5 genome, one window contains:
- a CDS encoding TIGR01244 family sulfur transferase — protein MDIREINDEYSVSGQITVAELDAIAAMGFKSIVCHRPDHEEAGQPEFAAIAARAQELGIETAHVPVGPMGVTAEAVNGMVDALDELPRPMLGYCRSGMRSTKTYEQTLHMRG, from the coding sequence ATGGATATCCGCGAGATCAACGACGAATATTCCGTCTCCGGCCAGATCACCGTCGCCGAACTCGATGCCATTGCCGCCATGGGCTTCAAGTCCATCGTCTGCCATCGTCCGGACCATGAGGAAGCCGGCCAGCCGGAATTTGCCGCCATCGCCGCCCGTGCCCAGGAACTCGGCATCGAGACGGCCCATGTGCCGGTCGGCCCCATGGGCGTTACGGCGGAAGCCGTCAACGGCATGGTGGACGCGCTCGACGAGTTGCCGCGTCCGATGCTCGGCTATTGCCGATCCGGTATGCGCTCGACGAAGACCTACGAGCAGACGCTGCATATGCGCGGGTAA